In Gammaproteobacteria bacterium (ex Lamellibrachia satsuma), a single genomic region encodes these proteins:
- a CDS encoding radical SAM protein has product MQEIFHFIMIKPTHYDDDGYPIQWLKSLIPSNSLACVYGLSQSCKDRHVLGEHVEIRLHAIDEYNSRVNTEALIAMIKRDGGMALVGMVGVQSNQFPRAIDLSLPFLAQDIPVCIGGFHVSGCFSMLDEMPKDMVDAQNLGISFFAGEAEGQRLDKLLIDAYKGTVKPIYNYLEDLPGLPDEPIPFLPREQVEHTYGTYSSFDLGRGCPFKCSFCTIINVQGRKSRFRGADDLERIIRENHKIGVHSFFLTDDNFARNKNWEACLDRVIDLREQEGIEVRFSIQIDTLCHKIHGFVEKCCKAGVDQIFIGLENINTENLLAVKKRQNIISGYKEQILAWKQYPVVICAGYIVGFPGDTKESLLEDVETIKRELAIDHIYFTVLTPLPGCEDHQAMYQKGEWMDPDLNKYDLNHMVTKHPTLSDAEWKEAYKAVWDHFYTFDHMETIFKRMVAMRSNKKLTTLHRLLFYREFKRVFHVHPLEGGFLRLKFRKDRRPTFPVEPAVVFYPKFVKETLFTMGKAIPTYIRLRLMLKRIWTDPNRFKYVDQAITPISEDSSGRISNI; this is encoded by the coding sequence GTGCAAGAGATATTCCATTTCATAATGATCAAGCCAACGCATTACGATGACGATGGCTATCCGATCCAATGGCTTAAATCCTTAATTCCGTCCAACTCATTGGCATGCGTTTATGGCCTGTCGCAAAGTTGCAAGGACCGGCACGTACTCGGTGAACATGTCGAGATTCGCCTGCACGCCATTGATGAATACAACAGCAGGGTAAACACGGAGGCGCTGATTGCTATGATCAAGCGCGACGGCGGCATGGCACTGGTCGGTATGGTGGGTGTGCAGTCGAACCAGTTTCCTCGCGCAATTGATTTATCTTTGCCGTTCCTGGCCCAGGATATCCCGGTTTGTATTGGCGGCTTCCATGTCTCCGGCTGTTTTTCTATGTTGGACGAGATGCCAAAAGACATGGTCGACGCGCAAAACCTGGGCATCAGCTTCTTCGCAGGTGAAGCGGAAGGGCAACGCCTGGATAAGCTTCTTATTGATGCATACAAAGGGACTGTGAAACCGATCTACAACTATCTGGAAGACTTGCCAGGTTTGCCTGACGAGCCGATCCCTTTCCTTCCCCGTGAACAGGTAGAACACACGTACGGAACCTACAGCAGTTTTGACTTGGGTCGTGGCTGCCCTTTCAAGTGCTCCTTCTGCACCATCATTAACGTCCAGGGCAGGAAAAGCCGTTTCCGCGGTGCAGACGATCTTGAGCGCATCATCCGGGAGAATCATAAAATCGGTGTGCACAGTTTCTTTCTCACCGACGATAATTTTGCCCGTAATAAAAATTGGGAAGCCTGTCTGGATCGCGTCATCGATCTACGTGAACAAGAGGGTATTGAAGTACGCTTCTCCATCCAGATAGATACGCTTTGTCATAAGATTCACGGCTTTGTTGAAAAATGCTGTAAAGCTGGAGTAGACCAAATCTTTATCGGCTTGGAAAACATCAATACGGAAAATCTGCTCGCTGTTAAAAAGCGGCAGAACATAATATCCGGCTATAAAGAACAGATTCTGGCATGGAAGCAGTACCCCGTTGTTATCTGTGCCGGCTACATCGTCGGCTTTCCCGGCGATACAAAAGAGTCTTTATTGGAAGACGTCGAAACCATTAAGCGCGAACTGGCAATTGACCATATCTATTTCACCGTCCTGACGCCTCTGCCAGGCTGCGAGGACCATCAAGCAATGTATCAAAAAGGCGAATGGATGGACCCGGATTTAAACAAGTACGACCTGAACCATATGGTCACCAAGCATCCGACACTGTCTGATGCGGAATGGAAGGAGGCCTACAAGGCGGTCTGGGATCATTTCTACACCTTCGACCACATGGAGACTATCTTCAAGCGCATGGTTGCTATGCGCAGCAACAAGAAACTCACGACGCTCCATCGCTTGCTGTTCTACCGCGAATTCAAACGAGTATTCCATGTCCACCCCCTGGAAGGCGGCTTTCTGCGTCTGAAGTTCCGGAAAGACAGGCGGCCAACGTTCCCGGTCGAACCTGCTGTGGTTTTTTATCCCAAATTCGTCAAG